The Streptomyces sp. V3I7 genome segment TACGTCGAACTGGGCGCCGTCCGCGGCGGACCCGGCCCCGGCCGACCGCCCGGTCCTGGACCGCTGGCTGCTCTCCGAACTGCACGCGCTCACCGACCAGGTCACCCAGGCCCTGGACGCGTACGACACTCAGCGCGCCGGAAAGCTCCTGTCGGCGTTCGTCGACGACCTGTCCAACTGGTACGTCCGCCGCTCGCGCCGCCGCTTCTGGCAGGGCGACAAGGCCGCGCTGCGCACGCTGCACGAGGTCGTCGAGACGGTCACGAAGCTGATGGCGCCGATCACCCCGTTCATCACCGAGCGGGTGTGGCAGGACCTGATCGTGCCGGTCACCGCGGGCGCGCCCGAGTCGGTGCACCTGGCGTCCTGGCCGGAGGCGGACCTGTCCGCGATCGACCCGGAGCTGTCGCGGCAGATGGTCCTGGTCCGCCGCCTGGTGGAGCTGGGCCGCGCCACGCGCGCGGAGTCGGGCGTCAAGACCCGCCAGCCGCTGTCGCGTGCGCTGGTGGCGGGTGCGGGCTTCGAGACCCTCGACCCCGAGCTGCACACGCAGATCACCGAGGAGCTGAACGTCAGCTCCCTGGCCTCGCTCTCGGAGGTCGGCGGCTCGCTGGTGGACACGACCGCCAAGGCCAACTTCCGTGCGCTGGGCAAGCGGTTCGGCAAGCGAGTCCAGGACGTCGCCAGGGCCGTAGCCGACGCCGACGCGGCCGCGCTGTCCCTGGCGCTGCGCGAGGGCACGGCGTCGGTCGAGGTCGACGGCGAGACGATCACCCTCGCCCCCGACGAGGTGATCATCACGGAGACCCCGCGCGAGGGCTGGTCGGTGGCCTCGGACTCCGGCGCGACCGTCGCGCTGGACCTGGAGATCACCGAGGAGCTGCGTCAGGCGGGCCTCGCCCGTGACGCGATCCGCCTGATCCAGGAGGCCCGCAAGAACAGCGGCCTCGACGTGGCCGACCGCATCGCGCTGCGCTGGACCTCGACGGACCCGGCGGTCATCGCGGCCCTGACCGAGCACGCGAACCTGATCGCGGACGAGGTCCTGGCCACGGACTTCGCCCAGGGCGAGGCGGACGACTCCTACGGCACCCCGTTCACCGACGAGGGCCTGTCCCTCACCTTCCGCCTCCGCAAGGCATAAGGACCCCGGCACCCGAGGGCCCGGGTCCCGAGATTCGTCTCGGGACCCGGGCCTTCGGCATTGCGTACGCCGAAAACCCCCTCACCACCCGAACGAACACCGCACCCGCCACGAACAGACGTCCGACGCGCCCCACTCGCGCCGACCCCCGTCAACACGCGTAAAAAGGGCGAGGCCCCGGATCGAAATCCGGGGCCTCGCCCTGAACGCTGCCGACGTTCTGGCCGTACTACTGGCCGTCAGTTGTCGTCCTCGTCGATCAGGAACCCGCGCATCGGCGACGGTGCCTGACCCATCGGGGACGGGCCCTGCGGGCGGACCGGCGCCATCGGCTGGGTCATCGCCGGGGACATCTGCTGCTGACCGCCACCGTAGGAGGGGGCGGACGGCGCAGAGGAGCCGCCCATCGTCTGGTTGCCGCCGCCGTAGGACGGGGCACCCGCGCCGGCCGGAGCCATCGAGGGCGCCGGGGACGGCGGCAGGGACGCCGCGGCCGGGGTACGCGGCGGAGCCAGCGAGTCGTCGGCCTGGGTCTCCAGCTGACGCAGCTGCGACTCCAGGTACGACTTCAGGCGCGTGCGGTACTCGCGCTCGAAGCCGCGCAGGTCCTCGACCTTGCGCTCCAGCGTGGCGCGCGCGGACTCCAGGGAGCCCATGGCCACGCGGTGCTTCTCCTGCGCGTCCCGCTCCAGGGCGTCGGCCTTGGCACGGGCGTCACGCTCGAGACCCTCGGCGCGGCTGCGGGCCTCGCCGACGATCTTGTTGGCCTCGGAGCGGGCCTCGGCGATCGCCTGGTCGGCGGTCTGCTGGGCCAGCGAGAGGACACGCGCGGCGCTGTCGCCACCGGGGCCACCCTGACCGGGGCCGCCGGGACCACCCATCGGACCGCCCATGGGGCCGCCCATCGGGCCACCCATCTGCTGCGGCATGGGGGGCTGACCACCCATCGGGCCGCCCTGACCCATCGGACCGGGACCCTGACCCATCGGGCCGGGACCCTGCGGACCGCCCTGACCGCCGGGACCGGCAGGCAGCTGCGGGGCACCGCTCGGCAGCTGGGGCGGGCCACCCATGGGGCCACCCATCTGCTGCTGCGGCGGGCCCGATATGCCGGCGGGCACCGGGCCGCCGGGGCCTCGCATGCCCTGCTGCGGCATACCGCCCTGCTGCATCCCGCCCTGCTGCATGCCACCCTGCTGCTGCATGCCACCCTGCTGCTGCATGCCACCCTGCTGCTGCATGCCGCCCTGCTGCTGAGGCGGGCCGTCCTGCTGCTCCGGGGGCTTGCGCATGTTCTGCTGGTTCTGCGCAGCCGCGCGCGTGGCAGCGGCCAGCTTGGCGCGCAGGTCCTCGTTCTCGCGGAGCATTCGGGTCAGCTCGGCCTCGACCTCGTCGAGGAAGGCATCGACCTCGTCCTCGTCATAGCCTTCTCGGAGGCGTACGGTCGTGAACTGCTTGTTCCGCACGTCCTCGGGGGTCAACGGCATCTCTTCACCTCAACGTAGTCGTCGGCATCGGCAAGACGGTAGTTCACATCGCTCACAGCCGGCTCACGATAGAGATCAGGATGTAGACGATGATCATCAGCACGAAGAAGGACAGATCGAGCGCCACGCCCCCGAGACGCAGCGGCGGAATGAACCGCCGCAGAAGCTTGAGCGGTGGATCGGTGACAGTGTAAGTGGCCTCCAGAACGACCACCATCGCCTTGCCGGGTTGCCACGAGCGGGCGAACTGGAAGACATAGTCCATGACCAACCGGAAGATGAGCACAACGAGGAAGCACATCAGCGCGATGTAGATGACATCCAGGACCACGCCCATGACCCCTGCTTCCCTCTCCCCTGGTTTTCGTGCAACTGCCGGTCTTGCGTCTCAGCTCTGGTTGAAGAACCCGCCCTCTGCGATACGGGCCTTGTCCTCCGCCGTGACATCGACGTTAGCAGGCGACAACAGGAACACCTTCTGCGTCACCCGCTCGATGCTGCCGTGAAGACCGAACACCAATCCGGCCGCAAAGTCGACAAGTCGCTTCGCGTCCGTGTCATCCATCTCGGTCAGATTCATGATCACCGGGGTGCCCTCGCGGAAGTGTTCCCCGATGGTACGGGCCTCGTTGTAGGTCCGGGGGTGGAGCGTGGTGATCCGGTAAGGCTCTCGCTCGGACACGACCTTGGGCATGATCACCGGCGCACTCTTCTCCAGGGACTGGCGTTCTTGTGTGATGGACGCCACGGGCGCGATACGCGCAGGGCGCCCCGATTCCGCGGCTAGCGAAGCCGAATGGGACACCGGCTCGCGCGGCGCCGGAGGCTGCACCACACGTACCGATTCGTCCCTTTGGGGTTGGTGTGCACTGTGCGACTGGTGTGACGGCTCATGCCGTCTGTGGTCACGCTCGGGCTCCGGGTCGAGTTCGGGCTCGAAGTCGTCGTCGGGGTCGAATCCCCGGCCGTCGTACCCATCGTCCTCCACGAGGCCGAGGTAGACCGCCATCTTGCGCATCGCGCCGGCCATGCTCTGAGTCCTCCGCTCTGTGGTGGATCGGGTGACGACTGCCAAGTGCCCGCGATCCACTCGGTCGTTGCGGCCGCCTTTCGGCCGTATTGACCATATTTTCTGCTGTGGTCCGACTTCTTGGCGACGTTACCCGAGCCCGGGGCGGACTCCGAGTACCGCAGTGCCGACGCGCACATGTGTCGCTCCGGCCGCCACGGCCTGCTCGAGGTCCGTGCTCATCCCCGCCGAGACCATGTTCGCAGCCGGATGAGCTCGGCGCAGGCTGGTCGACAAATCCATCATCCGCTCGAACGCCTGTTGTTGGCGCCCGGCGTACTCCCCCGTGAGAGGGGCGACGGTCATCAGTCCGTCGAGCCGCAGTCCCGGCGCGACGGCGACATGGTCGGCCAACTCTTCGATTCCGCCCGGCGCGACGCCGCCCCTCTCGCCCCGGCCGCTCTCCCCCGCGTCGAGCGCGACCTGGAGCAGGCACCCCACCTCGCGCCCGGCCCGGACGGCCTCCTTGGACAGGGCCGTGACGAGCCGTGAACGGTCGACGGACTGCACGAAGTCGGCGTAACCGACCACGGAGCGCACCTTGTTGGTCTGCAACTGACCGACGAAGTGCCAACTCAGGGGCAGGTCCGCGCACTCGGCGGCCTTGGGTGCCGCGTCCTGGTCGCGGTTCTCGGCGACGTGGCGCACACCGAGTTCTGACAGGATCCGCACATCGCTCGCGGGGTAAGTCTTGGTGACCACGATGAGGGTCACGTCCTCCCGCTCACGGCCCGCCGCCGCACACGCGGCGGCGATCCGCTCCTCCACCTTCGCCAGATTCGCGGCGAGTTCAGCCTTACGGTCCGTCATGTCCCATCAGTCCAGCCACACATAGCCCGCGAGCCGCCCGGTGGTGCGGTCGCGGCGGTACGAGAAGTGGTCGCCCGACTCCCGCGTGCACACCGGGGAATGCTCCCGGTCGTGCACCCCGAGCCGTTCGAGCTGCGCGTGCACGCCGGCGCTCACGCCGACCGCCGGTGTACCCCAGCTCGTCTCGGCGTGCGCCGCCGGTTCGACGGCGGCCACCTCGGCGCGCATCTCCTCCGGCACCTCGTAGCACCGGCCGCAGACGGCGGGTCCGGTGCGTGCGACGATCCGGGCCGGATCCGCGCCCAGTTCGGTCATCGCCCGTACGACGGCCGGAACGACTCCGGCGACCATGCCGGGGCGCCCCGCGTGCGCCGCCGCGGCGACCCGGGCGACCGGATCGGCGAGCAGCACCGGGGTGCAGTCGGCGGTGAGTACGGCGAGGGCGAGCCCGGGGCGCGCGGTCACGATCGCGTCGACCTCGGGCACGGGCCGGGTGCCCCAGGGTCCGTCCACCACCGCGACGACCGCCGAGTGGACCTGGTTCATCCAGACCACGTTCGCCGGGTCGAGTCCCAGCGACTTGGCGGCCAGTTCGCGGTTGGTGCGTACGGCCTCGGGGTCGTCGCCGACCGCCCCGCCGAGGTTGAGCTCCTCGTACGGAACGGCGCTCACCCCGCCCCACCTGTCGGTGAAGGCGAAGTGCGCGCCGCTCACGGTGTCGCGCTGTCCTATCACTTCAGGAAGTCCGGCACGTCCAGTTCCTCGGCCGTGCTGTCCGAGTAGCTCCGCGGCGCGGGCGGCGCCGGCGGGGTGACCGGGATGTCCGGCACCGGCGCCGGGGCGGGCTCGGGCTCCTCCTTCGGCGTCACGCTGCCGAGCGAACCGAAGGACGGGCGGCTCTCGGTCTGCCGTGCCGGAGCGGGCTCCTCGCGGCGGGCCGAGGACGGGGCCGACGACGAGCCGGCGGAGTTCTCCCGGCGGGCCGGCGGCTGTCCGCCGTCGAAGCCGGCCGCGATCACGGTGACCCGGACCTCGTCGCCGAGGGCGTCGTCGATGACCGCGCCGAAGATGATGTTGGCCTCGGGGTGAGCGGCCTCGCTGACCAGCTGGGCGGCCTCGTTGATCTCGAACAGACCGAGGTCCGAGCCGCCGGAGATGGAGAGCAGGACGCCGCGGGCGCCGTCGATGGACGCCTCCAGCAGCGGCGAGGAGATCGCCATCTCGGCGGCGGCCACCGCGCGGTCGTCGCCGCGGGCCGAGCCGATGCCCATGAGGGCCGAACCGGCCTCGGACATGACCGACTTGACGTCGGCGAAGTCGAGGTTGATCAGACCCGGGGTGGTGATGAGGTCGGTGATGCCCTGGACACCGGAGAGCAGGACCTGGTCCGCGGACTTGAAGGCGTCCAGGACCGAGACCTGGCGGTCCGAGATGGACAGCAGCCGGTCGTTGGGGATGACGATGAGGGTGTCGACCTCTTCGCGGAGTTCGGCGATGCCGTCCTCGGCCTGGTTCGCGCGGCGCCGTCCCTCGAAGGTGAACGGGCGCGTGACCACGCCGATGGTGAGGGCGCCGAGCGAGCGCGCGATGTTGGCCACGACGGGT includes the following:
- the pgeF gene encoding peptidoglycan editing factor PgeF, whose amino-acid sequence is MIGQRDTVSGAHFAFTDRWGGVSAVPYEELNLGGAVGDDPEAVRTNRELAAKSLGLDPANVVWMNQVHSAVVAVVDGPWGTRPVPEVDAIVTARPGLALAVLTADCTPVLLADPVARVAAAAHAGRPGMVAGVVPAVVRAMTELGADPARIVARTGPAVCGRCYEVPEEMRAEVAAVEPAAHAETSWGTPAVGVSAGVHAQLERLGVHDREHSPVCTRESGDHFSYRRDRTTGRLAGYVWLD
- a CDS encoding YggS family pyridoxal phosphate-dependent enzyme; the encoded protein is MTDRKAELAANLAKVEERIAAACAAAGREREDVTLIVVTKTYPASDVRILSELGVRHVAENRDQDAAPKAAECADLPLSWHFVGQLQTNKVRSVVGYADFVQSVDRSRLVTALSKEAVRAGREVGCLLQVALDAGESGRGERGGVAPGGIEELADHVAVAPGLRLDGLMTVAPLTGEYAGRQQQAFERMMDLSTSLRRAHPAANMVSAGMSTDLEQAVAAGATHVRVGTAVLGVRPGLG
- the ftsZ gene encoding cell division protein FtsZ, which codes for MAAPQNYLAVIKVIGVGGGGVNAINRMIEVGLKGVEFIAINTDAQALLMSDADVKLDVGRELTRGLGAGANPAVGRKAAEDHREEIEEVLKGADMVFVTAGEGGGTGTGGAPVVANIARSLGALTIGVVTRPFTFEGRRRANQAEDGIAELREEVDTLIVIPNDRLLSISDRQVSVLDAFKSADQVLLSGVQGITDLITTPGLINLDFADVKSVMSEAGSALMGIGSARGDDRAVAAAEMAISSPLLEASIDGARGVLLSISGGSDLGLFEINEAAQLVSEAAHPEANIIFGAVIDDALGDEVRVTVIAAGFDGGQPPARRENSAGSSSAPSSARREEPAPARQTESRPSFGSLGSVTPKEEPEPAPAPVPDIPVTPPAPPAPRSYSDSTAEELDVPDFLK
- a CDS encoding YggT family protein, with protein sequence MGVVLDVIYIALMCFLVVLIFRLVMDYVFQFARSWQPGKAMVVVLEATYTVTDPPLKLLRRFIPPLRLGGVALDLSFFVLMIIVYILISIVSRL
- a CDS encoding cell division protein SepF encodes the protein MAGAMRKMAVYLGLVEDDGYDGRGFDPDDDFEPELDPEPERDHRRHEPSHQSHSAHQPQRDESVRVVQPPAPREPVSHSASLAAESGRPARIAPVASITQERQSLEKSAPVIMPKVVSEREPYRITTLHPRTYNEARTIGEHFREGTPVIMNLTEMDDTDAKRLVDFAAGLVFGLHGSIERVTQKVFLLSPANVDVTAEDKARIAEGGFFNQS
- a CDS encoding DivIVA domain-containing protein gives rise to the protein MPLTPEDVRNKQFTTVRLREGYDEDEVDAFLDEVEAELTRMLRENEDLRAKLAAATRAAAQNQQNMRKPPEQQDGPPQQQGGMQQQGGMQQQGGMQQQGGMQQGGMQQGGMPQQGMRGPGGPVPAGISGPPQQQMGGPMGGPPQLPSGAPQLPAGPGGQGGPQGPGPMGQGPGPMGQGGPMGGQPPMPQQMGGPMGGPMGGPMGGPGGPGQGGPGGDSAARVLSLAQQTADQAIAEARSEANKIVGEARSRAEGLERDARAKADALERDAQEKHRVAMGSLESARATLERKVEDLRGFEREYRTRLKSYLESQLRQLETQADDSLAPPRTPAAASLPPSPAPSMAPAGAGAPSYGGGNQTMGGSSAPSAPSYGGGQQQMSPAMTQPMAPVRPQGPSPMGQAPSPMRGFLIDEDDN